From the Syngnathus typhle isolate RoL2023-S1 ecotype Sweden linkage group LG22, RoL_Styp_1.0, whole genome shotgun sequence genome, the window TTCCACATGCCTCACTCGTGTGCGAAGTCGCCGACGTGCGTCACGAACGCCAGGCGCCTCATTAACCTctacttttgtgtgtgtgtgtgtgtcgcccaCCACAGGGGGCACGCTGCGCATCTACGCCGACAGTCTGAAGCCCAACATCCCCTACAAGACCATCCTGCTCTCCACCCGGGACACGGCCGACTTCGCCGTGGCCGAAGCCTTGGAGAAGTACGGCTTGGAGAAGGAGAACCCTCGAGAGTACTGCATCGCCCGGGTAGCTatcgggcggggggggggggggggggggtttcgaCAATGTTTGGCAAAGCACACTCTGCTCTTGAACACAACATGCAAACCTCAATGGGATGACTTTGACGCGGCCAGCAGATGCTGACGCTTGGCTTTCTTCCACGCTGCAACATCACGCGCGCTCCcacgcacaaacgcacacacacggctTATCGTTGTAATTTGCTGATGAGGTGGCGGCACAAACACTCGGGTAGCTTAGTAAGCTCGTCAAGCCagtgtgcggcggcggcggcggcggcggcctttgCTGTGCGGTATCATAAAAGATGCCAAACGTGTTTGTCAAATGTTTACAGCTgccttttgtgttgttgttgtgtagCAAGACGACAAATCTGGCAAAGAGGCCATCCTGGACGACGGCGAGTGTCCTTTGCAGATCTTCAGGGACTGGCCGGCAGACAGAGGTCAGTTGCTGTTCGCGTGTCTctgctgcccccttgtggctcTCTTGCAACATTACAACATCAATgtgaatttcttttcttttttttttcttttgcaggtGCCTTGGTTTTCCAGCTGAAGAAGAGACCGCCCGACTACCACTTGCGCAAGACGAGGAAAGCAGATGACAAGGGCCTGCAAGGGAAGAACGGCTCTGGGCCCTTGCCGCCGGAAAAACTGCCCTATCTGGTGGAGCTGAGCCCGGGTACGCGCACGCCCTCTGCATCCCGAGCACATTTGCGGCGACCGAGGTGAAGTCTTCTCATGTTGACGAGCCCAGATGCTGCACGTGAACTTTGGGCCAACTCGTAATCCAGCCCGGTCCGCGCCAAATGCTTGTCTGTAATTTCGGACGCTTGCTCGCTCCGTCTGCTTGGAAATGAAGGGAATCGATCCcaaagtgaattttatttttccagctCGAGTTTGCCTAACGTGCCTAACAAGCTTGTTTCTTGCTCCTGACCTGAATTAGCCCTCGACCCGCCGCTCCCACTAACACGTGAAGAGCACAATAATGATGCTAATCTCTTAGCTAACCAGGTTGCGCTGCATTTTCACCCTGTGCTGtgtctctttcttttctttcccgcTTTCTCGCGGCATGGTGCGGCACTGctgctgtgcgtgtgtgtgtgtgtgtgtgtgtgtgtgtgtgtgtgtgtgtggggcgtTCCTTGTGCATGTCTTCTGCTTCCTGTGCCTGCCTGCGCTAGGGCGAGGGAATCACTATGCCTACTACGCCTATCGGCATCACGAAGGTAAAAAGTGCATCTCGCACCTTCTTTCCGTGTCTGCACGTTTgtcatttaaaagcaaaaatagCGTGAGGAGTGAAATGAAAATGGCCCAAATTcaggtctctttttttttttttttttacgcgatCCACTTGAAGcgtcgttctttttttttttgcagtattttTAGCTGCAGCTCTCTGAGCAAATGATTGGGTATCAGAAAAacctcctgttttttttccccctttccttCCTTTCACCACAGACGTCAACTTTTCCTTTCTCACTGTTCTTCCTTTCACTTGTACTAAACTGCGCATTAACAAACTATCACTAACGACTCACAAATTGCCACCATTAGTCATTTGAAAGGTGCAATGAGTAAAAATTGAATAGatgaaatttatatatatatatatttttttactttgatgctttttttttcttttcccattaATGAAGCCCGCCCTTGCATTGCAGACGGGTCCGACTCCCGCGACAAACCCAAGCTGTACCGGCTGCAGCACAGCGTCACCGAGGTGGGCTCGGACTGCACCGACGACGGCGCCATCCAGGTAGCCAGCCAAATTCGGCTCCCCCGCCGGCCCGGCTCGCGCGGCGCCGCCCGTGACATTTGCTTGCCTCGCCAGCTGCTGGGCCCGGGCGTGCTGCCTCACCACTGCAACCTGACTCACAGCGAGGGACTGGTGACGGTGACGCCGCGCGGCCCCGAGGCCGAAACCTTCGTGGACGGCCAGCGCGTGGGCGAGACGGTGGCGCTGCGCTCGGGCGCCACGCTGCGCTTCGGATCGGCGCTGGTCTTCAAGTTCGTCGACCCGCTCTACGACCAGGCCGCCAAGAGGGAGCCGCCCGGCGCCATGCGCGCAAGGCACAAGTCCGGGTGAGCGAAAGGAGCAGCCGGTGTCGGATCTGCTTTCAATTGTAATCCGAGCCGCTGCTGGTTCTCCCCATCTGTGAGGGCTGATGAGGTTTGAGATGAAGGGAGCAAATGAAAGGAGAAAGTTTGCGCGGGGCCTCTAATCTCATCAGCGTGGGGTAGGGTGGggcctcctcatcttcctccttctGGGTTCCCGATATAAGCAAGAGCGTGAAAaggatcatttttttttgtttcaacgtGAGGGAATTGTGGCAATCGTCGTCTTTTGCAGCCAATGCAAACATTTTGCGCACGTCTTCATGTGTGTGGTCACAAGTGGGTTCCTCCTCAAACATGACATTTGACCACAGCATTGCGGCCTTCAAAGTTTTCCTGGAAGAGTTTTGTCAGACATCTTGCGGTCAGTCacgttgctttttttgtttttgtgtgggcCACTGCAGGAGCGTTCCCGACACCACCTTTGACCTCCAGGGTGACATGCACGGCGTGGCCGCCATCCCCACCAGCAAGGTAACGCGCCATCTTGACCTCGGTGAAAGCGAGCGAGGTCCCAGCGGTGCTCGTGCTTCTGGCAGAGCTCCGGGAAGTTGGAGATGGAGCGCGGGATGGTGAAGCCCATGATCCGAGGCGAGCCGCAGGACGGCCGGACCCAGGACGGCTCGGGCGACCGGCCCGACCTGACCCTCCCGGCCAGCATCGAGTTCCGGGAAAACTGTGAGTCGAAGCTCAGACTCCACATGGCCGCGCTCGCTTCTGACGCGTGGACCTTTTGCGCACAGCCGAAGACACGTTCCTGTCGGCCATCATCAACTACACCAACAGCTCGACGGTGCACTTCAAGCTGTCGCCCACGTACGTGCTGTACATGGCGTGCCGCTTCGTGCTGTCGCCCGCCTACCGGCCCGACATGTCTCCCTCGGAGCGCACGCACAAAGTCATCGCCATCGTCAACAAGATGGTGAGCATGATGGAAGGCGTCATCCAGGTGAGCGCTCGTCAACCCGTCGGTCCGTGCTGTTGTCCGTCTGTCGGCGCTAAAGGCTAATGGGCTAACGTGTGAGTGGTGGCCGGCCCGATGGCTCGTTTTGTGGACGGCTTTTGAGTTTCTATTTGAAGACCTTGAGCCAGAGatgctcctcctcttcatctttaAATGTGACAAAGGACAAACTTGTGTGTGTCGTAGCGTAGCTGTTGACGTGTTCTCTCTCTGTCCTGTGAATGTgtcccttcctcttcctcctctgtcCATGCAGGAAAGTCCTGAAGGGGATCAGGTAGGGTAGCACATGATCAGACTCTTGCtctctttcttctttgtttttttttgtccttgtgcTTCTTTCAACCCACTTCTTCCCACTTGGTtgttgccgctgctgctgctgctgctgctgctgctgcttttttatTGCTGCCACTCTAACAgaaatggaaacaaaacaaatatctacACTGGTTCCTTGACTTATGGGTTTTATCGCTcggttgagttttttttcttcttccagcaAACGGCAAGAGCGTCAAAGCTGCTTTTAGCCACGGCTCACGCCCCGATGCTCACACGCAGATTAAGTCTAGCCCTTGGCATTAGGCCACGCCTCCTCCTGGCACACACGATTTGATGTGCGAGGAAGGAGTCAATGACTTTCTGATTGTGGTTATGGAAGAAAGTCAAGGCACCAGTGTAGCAGAAGCTAACGCAGCCTTCCACAGCTGGACGCGGTGACGTCATCCCCCGGCCGACTAATGATTCCATTCAGCTTCCGGGACCCGCCTGCCTGCCACTAAAACCAAAAGGAATGGCGAGCGGCCAAGCCCAAAGCgagtgcccgcccgcccgcccgcccgcgcggcGGTTGCATCCTCACGTCTTGTGTGTGACGTGACGCTTGTGAATGCACAAGTCTTTAACGCTTCATCTGTCTCTTGTTCCCTTTCTGGAACTTTTGGTCTTGGATGCACTCGGTCGGTCGGCTCCTTAACAACAACCGCTCCCGACGATAATCttctttttttgcttcagttgaCTTTTTGTTTCTCTCTCCCCCCCAAGGTGGGTGGGGGTAGACAAGTGGCCGCTGTGATTGGTGGCTCATATTAACCAATCAGCTCGTCAGACAGCAAGCCTAACCCTCCTCCATCAGGACAACACAAGAACGAGTTGCTCAATGAAATTATTGATCACCTGGCGGACTTTCATCCAAAGTCTCCGTTATTCAATTTGAGGGGCAGGATAGATGGGTCATGAAATGACCTCAAGGTGGTGCCACTGAGCATTAGTGGAGGAGGCGGCTGCCGTCTGGCGACTTGAACTTGACCGGCGGACCGGTCGCTCGTGTCACTGCCGAGCTCACCGTTGTTTGGCCGACTGCAATGACGGggcgagaagggggggggggggggcggagtttGCCGGGCATGTGTCTATCCTCCGGGTAACACCCCGCTCTTGGCCGCCGCTGACAACGACGGGGCGTCGGCGCTCACGGCGTTGCGGCTTTCTGTGCAGAAGCAGAAAAACATTGCGGGCGCCCTGGCCTTCTGGATGGCCAACGCGTCGGAGCTGCTCAACTTCATCAAGCAGGACCGCGACCTGAGCCGCGTCACGCTGGACGCCCAGGACGTCCTGGCGCACCTGGTCCAGATGGCCTTCAAGTGAGTGACACTTGCCCTTTGTCTTGGCACAAAGCCACGGCGCGTCGTATGAAAGGTGTGCGATGCGCCTCGGCAGGTACCTGGTGCACTGCCTGCAGGGCGACCTCAACAACTACATGGCCGCCTTCCTGGATGACCCCGAGGAGCACAATCCGCAGAGACCCAAGATAGGTGAGTGTCACAAACTGTGTGCACGCTGTTATATATTTatagctattttttttccctccccatccAGAGGACGTCCTGCACACGCTGACGGGCGCCATGTCTCTGCTGCGGCGTTGCCGCGTCAACGCGGCGCTGACCATCCAGCTCTTCTCGCAGCTCTTCCACTTCATCAACATGTGGCTCTTCAACAAGCTGGTGACGGACAGCGAGTCGGGCCTGTGCTGCCACTACTGGGGCGCCATCCTGCGCCAGCAGCTCAGCCACATCGAGGCCTGGGCCgagaagcagggcctggagctGGCCGCCGACTGCCACCTCAGTCGCATCGTGCAGGTGGGTCGGTCCGCCTCCTTTGATTGGCCAAATGGACGGGAACGGAGATTCTAAGATTTCTTTGCGCAGGCCACCACTCTGCTGACTATGGACAAGTACTCCATGCAGGACGTCCAGAACATCCACAGCACTTGCTTCAAGCTCAACTCGCTGCAGCTACACGCGCTCATGACCAACTACCACTGCGCCCCCGACGAGCCTTACATCCCGCCCGTAAGACGCCCGCCCATCCACACCAAAAGCTTTGGGGGGTCATTTTTACAAATTGATAACCTCTCGCCAGGAGCTGATCGACCACGTGGTGGCAGTGGCGGAGAACACGGCGGATGAGCTGGCACGCAGCGACGGGCGCGAGGTGCAGCTGGAGGAGGACCCTGACCTGCAGCTGCCCttcctgctgcccgaggacggCTACTCGTGCGACGTGGTGCGCAGCCTGCCCAACGGCCTGCAGGACTTCCTCGACCCGCTGCTACAGAGAGGTCGTCTGACGTTTGAAACACTCAAAAGTAGAAACTGGTGCTCCACAGTGACAAGAAAAAGTCCGTTCAGATTGTTTGACGTGAAAGAAACGCAAAATCTGCTCGCCTTTCATTTCACCCCAACGGAAAAGCGACATTGTCTTTGCCGAAGATCAAATCAGTTGAGTCAATAACTTTGTTGCCTTTGAAACATTGTgtaacttttttccccccctgttTTTTGGCCGCCAGGCTTCTGCCGGCTGACGCCGCACCCTCGCTCGCCCGGAACCTGGACGGTCCACTTTGAGGGGGCCGACTGCGACAGCCACTTTGCCGCCGTCGACAACTCTGACATGGTATGCGCCACGTCGTGCGCAAAATGAGAGCGTGTTTAAGTTATAAAATGCGCACACACCTTCTCTGTCATTGGCGCCTTTCTTGATGGCTTGAAACCAATTTCAGGACGGcacgtaaacacacacacacgcttttaGCTTTTCACCGATATTGCGGGAgcctcccctccccttccgTCCACAAATGGCCACCTCATAAACACAAAAGCGTCCATTTGGGCGCCAAAGTCCGGGAAAAGTAGACGCACGCTCAAAGCGTTGCGTCAGTGAAAGTGAGTCATTGTCGCGGGCGCTCTCCATTCGCTCGTCTGGCGCTCGCCGCACAACGCCGACAGAGGAGGCGGGGCGACGACACGAAAATTGGATGCAGACGTCTCGTTTTCGGGCACCTTGAGAGAAGATTTGCTCCTCTGATGTGGGAACGCGCGACCCTGCGCATCTGtgcatgggtgtgtgtgtgtgtgtgtgtgtgtgtgtgtgtgcgcagctgTGGTTTCCATTCTTGAGTGGCATCCAGCAACCCGCAGTTCCTCGGCGGttcccctgcctccctccctccctccctgctttCTGCGCTCCTCCTCAGACTGTCCACCACTTAGTCGTTTTTCTGGAGTTGCCACTCTGTCGCTCACCGCTGTCGTTTGTCTTTTCTCGTCTTTTCCTCCCCTGTCCGCGTCAGCCAATGAGGAAGGAGCCGGAGGTGGTGACGGTGACGCTGAAGAAGCACAACGGCATGGGCCTCAGCATCGTGGCCGCTAAGGTAAGGAAGCGCCGCCGCTGCTGTAGCCCACCGCCCGCATGTGTAAATGGTTTCCCGTGAAAGGCAACGCCAAAGAGCGAGGAGCCAAACGGCGTCCAGATGTTCTCGACGCCTGTAAATGTTTGGATTGAGTCTGTCACGAAATCGCACAAGACAAGGCGAGTGAAGTTGAAATAGAAAGCCTCTTTCCTGCTCACGGCCGCCCGCCGCTTTCCTGTGTGGGAAGGAAGCACGTCGAAAGGAAGCTTCCTGGCagcgccacgtttttttttaaaaccacacTCAATCgctcagcatgtgtgtgtgtgcgatggGAACGGCAGGTTGTCACACAGCTGCTCGGGCTGAGCTCCGCCTTATGTAACCccgccgtgtgtgtgcgtgcgtgcgtgcgcaaagCGGCGCTCCACCTCAGTGTAAGCAGCCGGCGTCCCGGCTCGCAGCTCTTCTGGGGAGGAACTTTGCCGCCGTTCAGGAACTTTTAGGACTCTAGCGGGAATTTCTAGCGGGCGGCTCCTGTTTTGTCAGGTGTTTGAGCGTCAATGCTGCTTTTGAAGTTCGCCGCTGCACGCTAACAGGgaaagacgtgtgtgtgtgtgtgtgtgtgtgtgtgtgtgtgtgtgtgtgtgtgtgcttggaccGATTTGGACCAGGACATGTGGTTCTCGGTGGTGGGGAGGAAAGAGCAGGTATGTTTGTCGAAAAAACTGCGTTGGATTTCAAAGCCGGTGGGCGGTGGGTCGGATGAAGTCTCGCGTGCTGCAAGCCGGCCTCGGGGTTTTGGGCTCTCCACTGTTTGCTCAGCTAATGATTAAACTGGCGAGCTCGCACGTGACTGCAGCAGCTGCACTTCACGATCGATTTGTTCAGTTGTAGGCGCGCGTCGTTTCATTTGTAATTCAAATTCGCTCGCAATTGGTGTCTCTAATCATCTCCCTCGCTTGAGGAAAGGAATCTTCTTTTAGTTTTGACGGCTGGCTATCTAGGCCCGAAACGATGAGAGCACCAAAAGTTTGTGTCTGCTTGAgtgattgtttgtttgtttgcttgcttgaaGGAACATTTGCACAAGTTAAACAATGGCTTGCAAAAcaaacgtccccccccccccccccccccattccatGTGGTCACCGACAATGGGGGGATGTCTGATTTCCTGTGCTACAGCAAGTCTCAGCCAAGTGTCAGCCTTCACGGCCACTTTAGCGCATTTGCCTTTTCAAAGTTGGACGTGGATTTATTTGGCGCGTGGGGCGAGGCCACTCGCAACGTCAAAATATCTCGGAAGACGACGGAGCCTTCGGGCCTCGCTTGTTGGAACACGCGTGATGCGAGGCAAAATGGGCATAGCGGCAAAAAAATCGGCTTCAACTCTCGTGTTATTGGCTTGCGCTAAAATGGCGCTTCTTACATAAGAAAACACCGGAGAGTAAAAATATGTCGGGTCAGGTGGTGCTCATTGGATTGCGGATTTTGTGTCCTCCTGCAGGGTGCCGGCCAGGAGAAACTGGGCATCTACATCAAGTCGGTGGTCAAAGGAGGCGCCGCCGACATGGTTGGTACCGCACACTGACGCACGCACATTTTCTCACACCCACATTGAGGCAATTTTTTCCTGTGGTTGTAGGATGGGCGACTGGCAGCCGGCGACCAGTTGCTGAGTGTGGATGGGCGCAGCCTGGTGGGCCTGTCCCAAGAGAGGTGAGGCGCCCATCTTGTTTTGCAGCCTTcacaccatcaaaaaaaaaaatgcctgggaagattttcaaaaacacagcaTACCGAAGGAGACATTTTGTGCACACACGAGAGCTCCCAGGTGTCCAAATAACACACCCTTGCTATAGCATGATGGGATTATACTGCCACCTGGTGGCCAACTTGCTCATGCCATGAATGAATCATGTTCCTTGAACTCTGTTTCAAGATGTTATGactgagcttttttttaatctgcggGGCCGGCGCAGGGCGGCCGAGCTGATGACCAGGACGGGATCGGTGGTGACGCTGGAGGTGGCCAAGCAGGGCGCCATTTACCACGGCCTTGCCACGCTCCTCAACCAGCCCAGCCCCATGATGCCTCGAGGTAACCGCCCCGCCGACACAAAAGCAAGACGGCGGGCAGGCTCGGAATGCCTTTTGGCGTGACGATCGGCCCTCCGTGACTTCCCGTTTGCGCAGCCTCGGACCGCAGCCGCGAGAAGAACGGCAAACTGCGTCCCAAGAGCGAAGGCTTCGAGTTGTACAACAGCTCGGTGCCCAACGGCTCCCCGGAGAGTCCGCAGGCCGGCTGGGACGCTTACCCGGAACCAAAGATGATGAGCGGGGAGGACCGGCTCCTCAAAAACCGGGCCAACCACCGCTCCAGTCCCAACGTGGCCAGTAAGCGCGTGCGCCTTGCAGCTCTAAACTATTTCACAGAAATGGCCTCCTCCAGTCCTCAATGAGCGCTCTCTCCTCAGATCAGGGCCAGAGTCCCGCGAGCAAGCCAGTCTACCCCGCTGGACCCGGCACCAAGATCACCTCCGTCTCCACCGGCAACCTGTGCGCTGACGTAAGTAGCGCGTCCGCCACTTTGCTCTGGTGGCCAACCGCACCCACCTGAGGAAAGTCACACTGGGATGTCAAGAGCACCATTTTGTGGAAAACTGGGAAGCGTCGAGAATGAACCATATGagaatttttcaattttttttaaagacctgTTTTTAAGTCAACCAATTTAGTGGTCTGTGAATAATCTTCCCTATCTGTCTCTGTCAGGATGAGCCTTCACCCCCGCGCCCAGAGGCGTACCCCATCCCCACGCAGACCTACGCCCGGGAATATTTCACCATCCCGGCGTCCAAGAGCCAGGACCGCGTGGTGGGCCCGGGGCCGGGACCCTCGCAGCACTGGCAGCCCATGGAGGACAGGGAACGGCTCCCCTCGGTGGACAGCATGCACAACAGCATGAAGGTACCAAAGAGTCATCGCCACAAGAACCCAAAACATTTGAGCCCAACTAAACCCCCCCGACCCCTGCAGCGAGTCAACCACTCGCAGGAGGACATGTACCCTCCTCCGTCCGGGATCCTGAGGCAGGACGAGCGCATGCAGCAGCACTACCAGCAGGAATACCAACACCGAGACCTGGACTACCAGCACAGAGATCTGGACTACCAGAGGGGACCTCCCGGTAAGAAGCTCAATGCGTCACGGAGACCACCGAGATGTGGAATTCTCACGGCCAGACCAAATTTGTGTGCTTCCAGGTTTGGCGGGAGCGGAGCAGTGGGTTGCTCAGCAGCAGGTTTCGTCCTCGCTGGAGTCGTCCACGTCCAGCCAGGAGCACCTCAACTACGCGTCGGCGTCCGGCAAGAACCAGAAGACGGGGCCGGGCCGCTGGAAGACGCCCAACGCGCCGCACGCCGTGCCGCCGCACTCGGTCCAGACGTCGTCGCGCTCGGACCTgccgccgccccctcccccgCCGCCGGCCACCTACCCGGACGCCTACGACATGTACGAGCCCCACGGCGAGATgcctctgccgccgccgccatccggCGCCAGCTCGGCAACGGCCCAGCAAGCCGCCGACCGCAAGAAGCGCGAAGAGCAACAACGCTGGTATGAGAAGGAGAAAGCCCGTCTGG encodes:
- the afdna gene encoding afadin isoform X13; this encodes MSGNREEERRKLADIINHWNANRLDLFEISRPTEDLEFHGVMRFYFQDRMAGNFATKCIRVSSTATTQDVIETLAEKFRPDMRMLSSPRYSLYEVHVSGERQLDLDEKPLVVQLNWNKDDREGRFVLKNENDILPKKSQSNGPEKEKDGVIQNFKRTLSKKEKKKEKKREKEFGRITDGDDQMPNRDDGENSRLAAEVYKDMPETSFTRTISNPEVVMKRRRQQKLEKRMQEFMSSDGRPDSGGTLRIYADSLKPNIPYKTILLSTRDTADFAVAEALEKYGLEKENPREYCIARQDDKSGKEAILDDGECPLQIFRDWPADRGALVFQLKKRPPDYHLRKTRKADDKGLQGKNGSGPLPPEKLPYLVELSPDGSDSRDKPKLYRLQHSVTEVGSDCTDDGAIQLLGPGVLPHHCNLTHSEGLVTVTPRGPEAETFVDGQRVGETVALRSGATLRFGSALVFKFVDPLYDQAAKREPPGAMRARHKSGSVPDTTFDLQGDMHGVAAIPTSKSSGKLEMERGMVKPMIRGEPQDGRTQDGSGDRPDLTLPASIEFRENSEDTFLSAIINYTNSSTVHFKLSPTYVLYMACRFVLSPAYRPDMSPSERTHKVIAIVNKMVSMMEGVIQESPEGDQKQKNIAGALAFWMANASELLNFIKQDRDLSRVTLDAQDVLAHLVQMAFKYLVHCLQGDLNNYMAAFLDDPEEHNPQRPKIEDVLHTLTGAMSLLRRCRVNAALTIQLFSQLFHFINMWLFNKLVTDSESGLCCHYWGAILRQQLSHIEAWAEKQGLELAADCHLSRIVQATTLLTMDKYSMQDVQNIHSTCFKLNSLQLHALMTNYHCAPDEPYIPPELIDHVVAVAENTADELARSDGREVQLEEDPDLQLPFLLPEDGYSCDVVRSLPNGLQDFLDPLLQRGFCRLTPHPRSPGTWTVHFEGADCDSHFAAVDNSDMPMRKEPEVVTVTLKKHNGMGLSIVAAKGAGQEKLGIYIKSVVKGGAADMDGRLAAGDQLLSVDGRSLVGLSQERAAELMTRTGSVVTLEVAKQGAIYHGLATLLNQPSPMMPRASDRSREKNGKLRPKSEGFELYNSSVPNGSPESPQAGWDAYPEPKMMSGEDRLLKNRANHRSSPNVANQGQSPASKPVYPAGPGTKITSVSTGNLCADDEPSPPRPEAYPIPTQTYAREYFTIPASKSQDRVVGPGPGPSQHWQPMEDRERLPSVDSMHNSMKRVNHSQEDMYPPPSGILRQDERMQQHYQQEYQHRDLDYQHRDLDYQRGPPGLAGAEQWVAQQQVSSSLESSTSSQEHLNYASASGKNQKTGPGRWKTPNAPHAVPPHSVQTSSRSDLPPPPPPPPATYPDAYDMYEPHGEMPLPPPPSGASSATAQQAADRKKREEQQRWYEKEKARLEEERERKRREQERKLGQIRANPVMPVQPHNNGGTLPPAPAHHYPQQQQQQPPPPASMGPPHAYPPQQPPSRPEKLASLPRSAVPPSSNPPGMETVIRDLLPQQQPRTIERRDLQYITISKEELTSDSLSPDPWKRDAREKAEKQQQLHIVDLLDKEIQELQSKPERTAEESDRLRKLMLEWQFQKRLQESKQSDEDEEEEDDEDVDTMMIMQRLEAEKRARLQDEERRRKQQLEEIRKREADERTKQEEERRWREEERVKREAAEKRRQEEEYYTRLEAERRRQHDEAERRLLSPDEPAGLYRPPLPKDYQPPAPHNPTNTPPPPPQRNASYLKTQVASPDTLYTAKFVAYAGDEDDDEEGGGQPGFNSYTGNSAGVVGSGEFYKDPRDKWAKSQEQENIPSGGDDDAPPESLTFKERQRLFSQGKEVSNKVKASRKLMELENELNTK
- the afdna gene encoding afadin isoform X12, whose translation is MSGNREEERRKLADIINHWNANRLDLFEISRPTEDLEFHGVMRFYFQDRMAGNFATKCIRVSSTATTQDVIETLAEKFRPDMRMLSSPRYSLYEVHVSGERQLDLDEKPLVVQLNWNKDDREGRFVLKNENDILPKKSQSNGPEKEKDGVIQNFKRTLSKKEKKKEKKREKEFGRITDGDDQMPNRDDGENSRLAAEVYKDMPETSFTRTISNPEVVMKRRRQQKLEKRMQEFMSSDGRPDSGGTLRIYADSLKPNIPYKTILLSTRDTADFAVAEALEKYGLEKENPREYCIARQDDKSGKEAILDDGECPLQIFRDWPADRGALVFQLKKRPPDYHLRKTRKADDKGLQGKNGSGPLPPEKLPYLVELSPDGSDSRDKPKLYRLQHSVTEVGSDCTDDGAIQLLGPGVLPHHCNLTHSEGLVTVTPRGPEAETFVDGQRVGETVALRSGATLRFGSALVFKFVDPLYDQAAKREPPGAMRARHKSGSVPDTTFDLQGDMHGVAAIPTSKSSGKLEMERGMVKPMIRGEPQDGRTQDGSGDRPDLTLPASIEFRENSEDTFLSAIINYTNSSTVHFKLSPTYVLYMACRFVLSPAYRPDMSPSERTHKVIAIVNKMVSMMEGVIQKQKNIAGALAFWMANASELLNFIKQDRDLSRVTLDAQDVLAHLVQMAFKYLVHCLQGDLNNYMAAFLDDPEEHNPQRPKIEDVLHTLTGAMSLLRRCRVNAALTIQLFSQLFHFINMWLFNKLVTDSESGLCCHYWGAILRQQLSHIEAWAEKQGLELAADCHLSRIVQATTLLTMDKYSMQDVQNIHSTCFKLNSLQLHALMTNYHCAPDEPYIPPELIDHVVAVAENTADELARSDGREVQLEEDPDLQLPFLLPEDGYSCDVVRSLPNGLQDFLDPLLQRGFCRLTPHPRSPGTWTVHFEGADCDSHFAAVDNSDMPMRKEPEVVTVTLKKHNGMGLSIVAAKGAGQEKLGIYIKSVVKGGAADMDGRLAAGDQLLSVDGRSLVGLSQERAAELMTRTGSVVTLEVAKQGAIYHGLATLLNQPSPMMPRASDRSREKNGKLRPKSEGFELYNSSVPNGSPESPQAGWDAYPEPKMMSGEDRLLKNRANHRSSPNVANQGQSPASKPVYPAGPGTKITSVSTGNLCADDEPSPPRPEAYPIPTQTYAREYFTIPASKSQDRVVGPGPGPSQHWQPMEDRERLPSVDSMHNSMKRVNHSQEDMYPPPSGILRQDERMQQHYQQEYQHRDLDYQHRDLDYQRGPPGLAGAEQWVAQQQVSSSLESSTSSQEHLNYASASGKNQKTGPGRWKTPNAPHAVPPHSVQTSSRSDLPPPPPPPPATYPDAYDMYEPHGEMPLPPPPSGASSATAQQAADRKKREEQQRWYEKEKARLEEERERKRREQERKLGQIRANPVMPVQPHNNGGTLPPAPAHHYPQQQQQQPPPPASMGPPHAYPPQQPPSRPEKLASLPRSAVPPSSNPPGMETVIRDLLPQQQPRTIERRDLQYITISKEELTSDSLSPDPWKRDAREKAEKQQQLHIVDLLDKEIQELQSKPERTAEESDRLRKLMLEWQFQKRLQESKQSDEDEEEEDDEDVDTMMIMQRLEAEKRARLQDEERRRKQQLEEIRKREADERTKQEEERRWREEERVKREAAEKRRQEEEYYTRLEAERRRQHDEAERRLLSPDEPAGLYRPPLPKDYQPPAPHNPTNTPPPPPQRNASYLKTQVASPDTLYTAKFVAYAGDEDDDEEGGGQPGFNSYTGNSAGVVGSGEFYKDPRDKWAKSQEQENIPSGGDDDAPPESLTFKERQRLFSQGKEVSNKVKASRKLMELENELNTK